The following coding sequences are from one Paracoccus alcaliphilus window:
- a CDS encoding DUF499 domain-containing protein codes for MAKSTRQYVFEGMEHMQKGLQPFVMQRLEAGMGKGWPQDVISRFPEWRPESNGKFALDTQKLLKIMERLWNEAFRDVLDRTHRSIVNELIDVRNKLAHDGKFSYDDAERALDSMRRILDAVSAGDSADEIGKMRESILRTKFTELARNEERKRSSSTTISTETVSGLLPWREVVEPHQDVATGEFQQAEFAADLAKVHKGTAAQEYCDPREFFSRTYLTEGLSALLKGAAKRLSGAGGDPVVELQTNFGGGKTHSMLALYHMAGQTRVGDLPGLDQLLSRNGLDVPEKVNRAVLVGTSRGPQDVITLEGGQVIKTTWGELAWQLGGQAGFDMIAENDARGIAPGSNLLEEIFNKFSPCLILIDEWVAYLRQIYKIEGLPSGSFDANLSFVQALTEAVKAAPQTLLVASLPASQIEVGGEGGQEALARLKQTFSRVESSWRPASQEESYEIVRRRLFREIPSDNYRHRDNTLKQFAKLYRESPNDFPLGCADEDYRRKLEKAYPIHPDLFDQLYTAWGSLEKFQRTRGVLRLMAQVIHELWMSGDPSVMIMPGSVSISSERVEPELLHYLDPSWQAIIAGDIDGTSSTPYRVDQAAPNLNKYSATRRVARTVFMGTAPLYSSENKGLDDKQINLGVVQPGEKIAIFGDALRRLTNQAKFMHGDLGRYWYSMSPSLNRAAADRAGQLEEALVLVEIDKALSTYINGIADRGNFDAVQVAPDSSAAVPDEAGGVRAVVLGVAHPHNGRDNSDAMTEVKDILLQRGSTPRVYRNTLVFLAADARQLDNLKDAMRSLLAWDGIVRDANSGRLDLKSSEMSLAKDKAQEAKETVQTRLKETWAFLIYPYQDSAQTDVGFSSARIPAQDGLLSRASKKLVSEEALLPEIGPERLNRELEKYIWNDRDHLHLKDLWEYLNRYTYLPRLKDRDTLIRCVRSSIAQMVAGPFAYAETYDEAQSEYRGLSIESAGSAAVTIDADSVIVRPTVAEAARAKQVPAQAERTTSTSITSSGAPVSPTTADGEREGGTTDPVGPAPEAPKDPTRFQGTVMISADRPARDMAQIVEAIVEQLTTVPGAEVTLRLEIDAEVPSGLDRSKVRTLTENASTLGFIDKVIS; via the coding sequence ATGGCAAAAAGCACGCGCCAATATGTGTTCGAGGGGATGGAGCATATGCAGAAGGGCCTTCAGCCCTTCGTGATGCAACGGCTCGAAGCGGGGATGGGCAAGGGATGGCCGCAAGATGTGATCTCGCGCTTCCCCGAATGGCGGCCGGAATCCAACGGCAAGTTCGCGCTCGACACGCAGAAGCTTCTGAAGATCATGGAGCGCCTCTGGAACGAGGCATTTCGCGACGTTCTGGACCGGACGCACCGCTCGATCGTCAACGAGCTGATCGACGTCCGCAACAAGCTCGCCCATGATGGCAAGTTCTCCTACGACGATGCGGAACGGGCGCTGGACAGCATGCGCCGCATCCTCGACGCGGTGAGCGCCGGGGACAGCGCCGACGAGATCGGCAAGATGCGGGAGTCGATCCTGCGGACCAAGTTCACCGAGCTTGCCCGGAACGAGGAGCGCAAGAGGAGCAGTTCCACAACGATTTCGACCGAGACCGTTTCGGGCCTGCTGCCCTGGCGCGAAGTGGTGGAGCCGCATCAGGACGTGGCGACCGGCGAGTTCCAGCAGGCCGAGTTCGCCGCTGACCTTGCCAAGGTCCACAAAGGGACGGCGGCGCAGGAATACTGTGATCCGCGCGAGTTCTTCAGCCGGACCTATCTGACCGAGGGCCTGAGCGCCCTGCTCAAAGGCGCGGCTAAGCGCCTGTCGGGTGCCGGTGGTGATCCGGTGGTCGAGCTGCAAACCAACTTCGGCGGTGGCAAGACGCACTCGATGCTGGCGCTCTATCACATGGCCGGGCAAACCCGTGTCGGCGATCTGCCGGGCCTCGATCAGCTGCTGTCGCGCAACGGGCTGGATGTCCCCGAGAAGGTCAATCGCGCCGTTCTGGTCGGAACGTCGCGCGGCCCGCAGGACGTCATCACTCTGGAAGGTGGGCAGGTCATCAAGACAACTTGGGGCGAGCTGGCATGGCAGCTTGGCGGTCAAGCTGGCTTCGACATGATCGCGGAAAACGATGCCCGCGGTATCGCACCAGGCTCGAACCTGCTGGAAGAGATCTTCAACAAATTCTCCCCCTGTCTGATCCTGATCGACGAATGGGTCGCCTACCTGCGCCAGATATACAAGATCGAGGGGCTGCCGTCCGGTTCGTTCGACGCGAACCTGTCCTTTGTCCAAGCGCTGACCGAGGCGGTGAAAGCCGCACCGCAAACGCTGTTGGTCGCCTCCTTGCCTGCCTCTCAGATCGAGGTCGGCGGTGAGGGGGGGCAGGAAGCTCTGGCTCGTCTGAAACAGACCTTCAGCCGTGTCGAAAGCTCATGGCGACCGGCGTCGCAGGAAGAAAGCTACGAGATCGTCCGGCGTCGCCTGTTCCGGGAAATCCCGAGTGACAATTATCGTCATCGCGATAACACCCTGAAGCAGTTTGCGAAGCTGTATCGAGAGAGCCCGAATGACTTCCCGCTCGGCTGTGCGGACGAAGATTACCGCCGGAAACTGGAGAAGGCCTATCCGATCCATCCGGACCTGTTCGATCAGCTCTACACCGCTTGGGGGTCGCTTGAGAAATTCCAGCGGACACGCGGTGTTCTGCGTCTCATGGCCCAGGTCATCCATGAGCTTTGGATGTCCGGCGATCCTTCCGTCATGATCATGCCGGGCAGTGTGTCCATCAGTTCTGAACGGGTGGAGCCCGAGCTTCTGCACTATCTGGACCCGTCGTGGCAGGCGATCATTGCGGGCGACATTGATGGCACGTCTTCGACACCATACAGGGTCGATCAGGCCGCTCCGAACCTGAACAAGTACTCGGCCACTCGCAGAGTTGCGCGGACTGTGTTCATGGGGACTGCCCCACTGTATTCTTCTGAGAATAAAGGCCTCGATGATAAACAGATTAACTTGGGGGTCGTGCAGCCAGGCGAGAAGATTGCAATTTTCGGCGATGCACTGCGCCGTCTGACCAACCAAGCCAAGTTCATGCATGGTGACCTCGGTCGATACTGGTACTCGATGTCGCCGAGCCTAAATCGCGCAGCTGCGGATCGCGCGGGTCAACTCGAAGAGGCGCTTGTCCTTGTCGAAATCGACAAGGCCCTGTCGACCTACATCAACGGCATTGCCGATCGTGGAAACTTCGATGCCGTCCAGGTTGCCCCGGACAGCTCCGCAGCTGTGCCAGATGAGGCGGGCGGTGTCCGTGCCGTGGTTCTTGGCGTGGCGCATCCGCACAATGGCCGAGACAACTCGGATGCGATGACGGAAGTGAAGGACATCCTGCTTCAACGTGGCTCAACGCCCCGCGTCTATCGCAATACCTTGGTCTTCCTGGCTGCGGACGCCCGTCAGCTCGATAACCTGAAAGACGCCATGCGTTCTCTTCTGGCATGGGATGGGATCGTTCGAGATGCGAACAGCGGACGCCTGGACCTCAAGTCCAGCGAGATGTCTCTCGCCAAAGACAAGGCTCAGGAAGCCAAGGAGACCGTTCAGACAAGGCTCAAGGAAACATGGGCTTTCCTGATCTATCCTTATCAGGACAGCGCCCAGACCGACGTCGGCTTCTCATCGGCCCGTATTCCCGCTCAGGATGGCCTTTTGAGCCGAGCAAGCAAGAAGCTCGTCAGCGAAGAGGCTCTTCTTCCGGAGATTGGCCCGGAGCGCCTGAACCGAGAGCTGGAAAAATATATCTGGAACGATCGCGACCACCTGCATCTCAAAGACCTTTGGGAATACCTGAACCGATACACTTACCTGCCCAGGCTGAAAGATCGGGATACCCTGATCCGCTGCGTTCGTTCTTCGATTGCGCAAATGGTGGCGGGCCCCTTCGCGTATGCTGAAACTTACGATGAAGCTCAGAGCGAATATCGTGGGCTTTCCATCGAAAGCGCAGGAAGCGCGGCCGTCACGATCGACGCTGACAGCGTCATTGTAAGGCCGACTGTCGCTGAAGCCGCGAGAGCAAAACAAGTACCTGCTCAAGCGGAAAGGACCACCAGCACCTCGATAACTTCATCTGGTGCCCCAGTCTCGCCAACAACAGCCGACGGGGAGCGTGAAGGCGGGACCACGGACCCAGTGGGTCCAGCCCCCGAAGCGCCCAAAGACCCAACAAGGTTCCAAGGCACTGTCATGATCTCGGCTGACCGCCCTGCGAGAGATATGGCCCAAATCGTTGAGGCGATCGTGGAGCAGCTGACAACGGTCCCTGGCGCCGAGGTCACACTCCGCCTGGAGATCGATGCCGAGGTACCTTCTGGCCTAGATCGGTCGAAGGTCAGAACGCTGACAGAAAACGCTTCAACATTGGGCTTCATCGACAAGGTGATCAGTTGA
- a CDS encoding DUF1156 domain-containing protein — protein MTQTYKKKLIEVAIPLEAINAASAREKSIRHGHPSTLHQWWARRPLAACRAVLFAQLVDDPSSHPDQFPTEEAVEAERKRLFQIIEELVKWENSTNEEVLERARAEIRRSCGGEMPPVYDPFSGGGSIPLEAQRLGLPAYGSDLNPVAVMIGKAMIEIPPKFKDLEPIHPGIKDRSFYRNSEGLAEDVKYYGEWMREKAWERIGHLYPKVDLPKEQGGGTATVIAWIWARTVPSPDPAFSDVQVPITSSFLLSSRSGKEAWIEPVVDRKTKTISYNVRHGGTKAELATAKSGTKAGRGSNFRCLMSDTAITAKHITSAGKAGKLGQVLIAIVGEGKGGRLYFSPSKTHEDIARCAVPDWKPEQLQPKNPRWFSPPAYGMETFGDLFTDRQLVALNTFTDLVHLAREQIENDAIEYHGSDPTPIRDGGTGGKAYAEAVSVYLAFAISKLTNLGSTVTSWMSDRGALRETFARQAIPMVWDYAEVNFFSNSGGNWLTPIEKISKSVADFPARGFGSVNQINAGEVQYEFGTVISSDPPYYDNIGYADLSDFFYCWLKQSLKPTFPDLFGVLATPKTEELVATPYRHGGNDAAERFFLEGMTAAIARMAERSSTAIPATIYYAFKQSEVDQEGVSSTGWATFLQAVISAGFSVLGTWPIRTESPGRLIAKGTNALANSVVLVCRKKDATAESVTRAEFIRTLKRELPPAIAELQAANVSPADMPQSAIGPGMGVFSRYAAVLEADDSPMTVKTALQLINTQLDEYLNDLHGEFDAETRFTATWFQQHGFDKGEYGTANSIATARGISVESVKHAGIVESSAGSVRIFKRDEIDPEWDPETDDHFTIWEACQHLIRTLENDGEYAAAELLKKIGSERAETVKDLAYYLYDVCGNKRQDAKEATSYNGLIAVWTDLTRLAATIHVTDKNRQTRMDI, from the coding sequence ATGACCCAAACTTATAAAAAGAAGCTGATCGAAGTCGCGATCCCGCTGGAAGCGATCAATGCGGCTTCGGCGCGGGAGAAGTCGATCCGGCATGGGCATCCCAGCACGCTGCACCAGTGGTGGGCGCGGCGGCCGTTGGCGGCGTGTCGGGCGGTGCTATTTGCGCAGCTGGTGGATGACCCCTCCAGCCACCCGGATCAGTTCCCGACCGAAGAGGCGGTGGAGGCCGAGCGCAAGCGCCTGTTCCAGATCATCGAGGAGCTGGTGAAATGGGAGAACTCGACCAACGAGGAAGTTCTGGAGCGGGCGCGGGCGGAAATCCGACGCAGCTGCGGGGGTGAGATGCCGCCGGTCTATGACCCATTCTCGGGGGGTGGGTCGATCCCGCTGGAGGCGCAGCGCCTGGGCCTGCCCGCCTATGGGTCGGACCTGAACCCGGTGGCGGTGATGATCGGCAAGGCGATGATCGAGATCCCGCCGAAGTTCAAGGACTTGGAGCCGATCCATCCGGGCATCAAGGACCGGTCCTTCTATCGCAACTCCGAAGGGCTGGCCGAGGATGTGAAATACTATGGGGAATGGATGCGCGAGAAGGCTTGGGAGCGCATAGGACATCTTTACCCCAAAGTGGACCTACCAAAAGAACAAGGTGGTGGAACGGCAACTGTAATTGCTTGGATTTGGGCGCGCACTGTTCCGAGCCCAGATCCTGCGTTTTCAGACGTACAGGTTCCCATTACGTCAAGCTTTTTGCTCAGCTCGAGAAGCGGAAAGGAAGCCTGGATCGAACCAGTTGTGGACCGCAAGACCAAAACAATTTCCTACAATGTTCGTCATGGTGGGACCAAGGCGGAGTTAGCTACAGCAAAATCGGGAACTAAGGCAGGTCGCGGAAGTAACTTTCGTTGTTTGATGTCGGATACTGCGATTACCGCAAAACATATTACTTCTGCAGGTAAAGCCGGGAAGCTAGGCCAAGTACTCATCGCCATCGTCGGGGAAGGCAAAGGTGGGCGCCTTTACTTTTCGCCTTCCAAGACCCATGAGGACATTGCAAGATGTGCAGTTCCCGATTGGAAGCCAGAACAACTTCAACCGAAAAATCCGCGATGGTTTTCGCCGCCAGCCTACGGAATGGAAACGTTTGGAGACTTATTTACTGATCGCCAACTTGTTGCGCTCAATACCTTCACCGATCTAGTACATCTGGCGCGCGAACAGATCGAAAATGATGCCATAGAATACCATGGCTCCGATCCTACCCCTATAAGAGACGGGGGGACGGGAGGGAAGGCCTACGCCGAAGCCGTGAGTGTCTACTTGGCATTTGCGATATCAAAATTGACCAACCTCGGATCAACTGTGACAAGCTGGATGAGTGATCGCGGTGCATTGCGTGAGACATTTGCTCGGCAGGCTATCCCAATGGTTTGGGATTATGCGGAAGTAAATTTTTTCTCCAATTCAGGAGGAAACTGGCTCACACCAATAGAGAAAATCAGCAAATCTGTCGCTGACTTTCCCGCTCGTGGTTTCGGATCAGTGAATCAAATAAACGCCGGAGAGGTTCAGTATGAGTTTGGGACCGTTATTTCGTCTGATCCGCCATATTATGACAATATTGGTTATGCTGACCTTTCAGACTTCTTCTACTGCTGGCTGAAGCAGTCTTTGAAACCCACCTTTCCAGATCTTTTTGGCGTCTTGGCTACACCGAAGACTGAAGAGTTAGTAGCCACTCCATACCGGCATGGGGGTAATGATGCCGCTGAGCGCTTCTTTCTGGAAGGGATGACGGCAGCGATTGCACGTATGGCAGAGCGAAGCTCCACAGCAATCCCCGCTACGATCTATTACGCATTCAAGCAAAGCGAGGTTGATCAAGAGGGGGTTAGCTCAACGGGTTGGGCCACTTTTCTGCAGGCAGTTATTTCCGCGGGGTTTTCAGTACTTGGCACTTGGCCAATTCGAACAGAGAGTCCAGGGCGCCTAATTGCCAAAGGCACTAATGCCCTAGCCAACTCAGTAGTCCTCGTCTGTCGCAAAAAGGACGCGACTGCTGAATCTGTTACTCGGGCCGAGTTCATCCGCACGCTGAAGCGAGAGCTTCCGCCAGCTATTGCCGAGCTTCAGGCTGCCAACGTCTCTCCCGCAGACATGCCGCAATCGGCTATCGGCCCCGGCATGGGTGTGTTCTCTCGGTATGCCGCCGTGCTTGAAGCAGACGACAGCCCGATGACGGTCAAGACGGCCTTGCAACTGATCAACACCCAGCTGGACGAATATCTGAACGACCTGCATGGCGAGTTCGATGCCGAGACACGCTTTACCGCGACCTGGTTCCAGCAGCACGGGTTCGACAAGGGCGAGTATGGCACCGCCAACAGCATCGCCACGGCGCGCGGCATCTCGGTCGAAAGTGTCAAACATGCCGGGATCGTCGAGAGCTCGGCCGGGAGCGTACGCATCTTCAAGCGCGACGAGATCGACCCCGAGTGGGACCCCGAGACCGATGATCATTTTACGATCTGGGAGGCCTGCCAGCACCTGATCCGCACGCTGGAAAATGACGGCGAATATGCGGCTGCAGAATTGCTGAAGAAGATCGGCAGCGAGCGGGCCGAGACGGTCAAGGACCTTGCCTATTACCTCTACGACGTCTGCGGCAACAAGCGCCAGGATGCGAAGGAGGCGACCTCCTACAACGGCCTGATCGCCGTCTGGACAGATTTGACCCGGCTGGCGGCCACGATTCACGTGACCGACAAGAACCGCCAGACCCGCATGGATATTTGA
- a CDS encoding ASCH domain-containing protein translates to MKIEKALIIDEPWISKIMRGEKTWEMRSTSAKQRGWIGLVKKGSGHVVGVARMVGADGPLSDQKMLDNQDKHHIPPETFLSGKFARHRHAWIMSNAVRLHRPIPYTHKSGAVIWVALDQRVSDALAEDEAVKALA, encoded by the coding sequence ATGAAAATCGAAAAAGCTCTCATCATCGACGAACCCTGGATCAGCAAGATCATGAGGGGAGAGAAAACATGGGAGATGCGGAGCACCTCTGCCAAGCAGCGCGGCTGGATCGGTCTCGTCAAGAAAGGCAGCGGCCATGTCGTCGGCGTGGCTCGCATGGTAGGCGCGGATGGCCCGCTGTCGGATCAGAAGATGCTCGACAACCAGGACAAGCATCACATCCCGCCCGAGACATTCCTGTCCGGTAAATTCGCGCGACACCGACATGCCTGGATCATGTCGAACGCCGTCAGACTTCACCGGCCTATTCCCTACACCCACAAGAGCGGCGCCGTCATCTGGGTCGCCCTCGATCAACGCGTATCTGATGCCCTAGCAGAAGACGAAGCTGTAAAGGCACTCGCATGA